One region of gamma proteobacterium HIMB55 genomic DNA includes:
- a CDS encoding beta-glucanase/beta-glucan synthetase (PFAM: Glycosyl hydrolases family 16) yields the protein MFDRLHRHGRLIGIGLAAALLNACGGGGASSPETEPFYLEEQEEWTLVWADEFNGSGVDAANWTFQTGDGTDYGLPEPGWGNGERQFYLEDNAAVADGSLVITAKEEPMGGMPYTSSRMRSIGKFDFTYGRVEMRAKAAAGQGLWSAIWMMPTSSPYGTWAASGEIDIMEVVNAGTENQGVFLAAHHGFQWPLNQIVTAPAEVDDASDWHTYALEWSGKYLRWYVDGVHLRTVEAESYYSYFFAGNDTGFTAASDPAAPFNQDFHLIVNLAVGGNGPGFVNPADVDGSTMEVDYIRVYECSYGLADGTGCNSNADRGLETPDEAEPYIEETMLFADGAATLSWPTGERQLVAAAGWDNDGAMSVVDDGSVINIMTSGAGNAVINAADGEPFELFGYYGAGELRFDMYIEAAGTAPLSDILIKMDSGYPALGQVSLSVADLPKDEWFSYSIPLRDLVENPGEQPLNLQQVVNLIVIEPTAAASLKVDNVSLKCGHPYRRECGISGPRQAGDGSTLVVLDEIGLEGGFWSSLGIGGSSTDSGFVSYYESGTNQVTWSNTGDSLLVNFASSDEFGVWFVQADQPGVDLSLYEDAGFLRFELKLPQETIDGGLNYKVENEYPDGTGDLSLDLTGVEADVWTSFEIPVAALLASTNAANYTDPRPGEPLDLSAVRAAIVMWPAGDQGGIFFEIRDVRYENDPGAAGDLCPQPTPYGTAAITGSFGGAVIEEGGIYSFPTGSEPWGGFANENTDMYPMSFPHGGTITFNAAVPLGGSADVRFRFEFNPYPDVDPAYDTAAINVSGTELTSYTIEIPSQGENTFSSFLMYLNTMDVGVQVSNVSVVANAPECEEPSNDTVLDPASFTEAFGGTTVVDEVFTFPTGAEAWGGFANMNADLYPLSFPYGATISFMGSVPEGGAADVRFRFEFNPYPDVDPAYDTEAVNVSGTEAMEYTIEVPSQGENTFSSFLMYLNTQDVGVNITDVVVTVKGEPVVEGTELDPAEFTEAFGGTTQADGVFTFPSGAEAWGGFANMNTDLYPLSFPNGAKISFTGAVASGGAAELRFRFEFNPYPDVDPAYDTDAVTVAGADPMTYEIEVPEQGDNTFSSFLMYLNTQDVAVSVSNVVITVY from the coding sequence ATGTTTGATCGTTTGCATCGTCATGGCCGTCTGATCGGGATTGGCTTAGCGGCAGCACTACTGAACGCCTGTGGTGGGGGAGGTGCTTCGTCACCAGAGACTGAGCCGTTCTACTTGGAAGAGCAGGAAGAGTGGACGCTAGTTTGGGCTGATGAGTTCAATGGTAGTGGCGTAGACGCTGCTAACTGGACGTTCCAGACAGGCGACGGCACTGACTATGGCTTACCTGAGCCAGGCTGGGGTAACGGAGAGCGCCAGTTCTATCTCGAAGACAACGCAGCGGTAGCAGATGGGTCACTCGTGATCACTGCTAAAGAAGAGCCCATGGGCGGTATGCCTTACACCTCTTCTCGCATGCGCTCTATTGGTAAGTTCGACTTCACATACGGCCGCGTTGAAATGCGTGCAAAGGCCGCTGCGGGTCAAGGCCTTTGGTCAGCGATCTGGATGATGCCTACTAGTTCACCCTACGGAACATGGGCGGCATCGGGTGAGATCGACATCATGGAAGTCGTAAACGCGGGCACCGAAAACCAGGGCGTTTTCTTAGCAGCACACCACGGTTTCCAGTGGCCTCTGAACCAAATTGTTACTGCGCCTGCAGAGGTTGATGATGCTTCAGATTGGCACACCTACGCGTTGGAGTGGTCTGGTAAGTACCTTCGGTGGTACGTAGATGGCGTACATCTGCGCACGGTCGAAGCTGAGTCTTACTACAGCTACTTCTTCGCCGGTAACGACACAGGTTTCACCGCTGCAAGCGATCCTGCTGCTCCGTTTAACCAAGACTTCCACTTGATTGTGAACCTTGCAGTTGGCGGTAACGGTCCTGGTTTTGTGAATCCAGCCGACGTCGATGGCTCTACGATGGAAGTCGACTACATTCGCGTTTACGAGTGCTCGTACGGCCTTGCCGACGGGACAGGCTGTAACTCAAACGCCGACCGTGGTCTGGAGACGCCTGACGAGGCTGAGCCTTACATCGAAGAGACAATGCTCTTTGCAGATGGCGCTGCAACACTTTCATGGCCCACTGGTGAGCGTCAACTCGTGGCTGCTGCTGGTTGGGACAACGATGGTGCGATGTCGGTTGTCGACGACGGATCGGTTATTAACATCATGACATCGGGTGCCGGCAATGCGGTTATTAATGCTGCTGATGGCGAACCCTTCGAGCTGTTCGGTTACTACGGTGCCGGTGAACTGCGTTTCGATATGTACATCGAAGCTGCCGGTACTGCGCCGCTTAGCGATATTTTGATCAAAATGGACAGTGGCTATCCTGCCTTGGGTCAGGTGTCTCTATCCGTTGCGGATCTGCCAAAAGATGAGTGGTTCTCATACAGCATTCCGCTTCGTGATCTGGTCGAGAATCCCGGCGAGCAGCCGTTGAACCTTCAGCAGGTTGTAAACCTGATTGTTATAGAGCCTACAGCCGCTGCGTCGCTCAAGGTCGACAACGTGTCGCTGAAGTGTGGTCATCCCTACCGTCGCGAGTGCGGCATCAGTGGCCCACGTCAGGCCGGTGATGGTTCGACTTTGGTTGTTCTTGACGAAATCGGTCTAGAGGGTGGCTTCTGGTCCTCTCTCGGCATTGGTGGTAGCTCTACTGATTCTGGATTCGTTTCGTATTATGAGTCGGGCACGAACCAAGTCACTTGGAGCAACACGGGTGACAGCCTCCTTGTTAATTTCGCCTCGAGTGATGAGTTTGGTGTTTGGTTCGTTCAGGCTGATCAGCCTGGCGTGGATCTATCGCTCTATGAGGATGCGGGCTTCTTACGCTTCGAGCTCAAGCTGCCTCAAGAGACTATCGATGGCGGCTTGAACTACAAGGTGGAGAACGAGTACCCAGACGGTACGGGTGACTTGTCTCTCGACCTCACTGGTGTCGAGGCTGACGTTTGGACTTCTTTTGAGATACCTGTAGCGGCTTTGCTGGCGTCGACTAACGCAGCAAACTATACGGACCCCCGTCCCGGTGAGCCGCTGGATCTTTCCGCAGTGCGTGCAGCGATTGTTATGTGGCCTGCAGGTGATCAGGGCGGCATCTTCTTCGAAATCCGCGACGTTCGCTACGAGAATGATCCAGGTGCGGCAGGCGATCTATGCCCTCAGCCAACGCCTTACGGCACGGCGGCAATTACCGGTTCATTCGGTGGTGCGGTCATTGAAGAAGGCGGTATCTACTCATTCCCAACAGGATCCGAGCCTTGGGGTGGATTTGCGAATGAAAATACCGATATGTACCCCATGTCATTCCCACACGGTGGAACGATCACCTTTAATGCAGCGGTTCCGCTCGGTGGAAGTGCTGACGTAAGGTTCCGTTTCGAGTTCAATCCTTACCCAGATGTAGATCCTGCGTACGATACAGCTGCGATCAATGTTTCTGGCACTGAGTTGACCTCATACACCATCGAGATCCCCTCGCAGGGTGAGAATACCTTCTCGTCGTTCCTTATGTACTTGAACACGATGGATGTAGGCGTACAGGTCAGTAATGTGAGTGTTGTGGCTAACGCGCCTGAGTGTGAGGAGCCAAGCAACGATACGGTTCTCGATCCAGCGTCATTCACTGAGGCATTTGGTGGTACGACTGTCGTTGATGAGGTGTTTACCTTCCCTACGGGAGCTGAGGCTTGGGGTGGTTTCGCGAACATGAATGCGGATCTCTACCCACTGAGCTTCCCTTACGGTGCGACAATCTCCTTTATGGGATCTGTTCCTGAGGGTGGTGCGGCAGACGTTCGATTCCGCTTTGAATTCAATCCTTACCCTGACGTAGATCCTGCCTACGATACTGAGGCGGTGAATGTATCGGGCACTGAGGCGATGGAATATACGATTGAAGTCCCATCGCAAGGCGAGAACACGTTCTCATCGTTCCTGATGTACCTAAATACGCAGGACGTTGGTGTCAACATCACCGACGTGGTCGTCACCGTGAAGGGTGAGCCAGTGGTTGAAGGTACTGAGCTAGATCCTGCGGAGTTCACCGAGGCGTTCGGTGGCACGACACAGGCGGACGGTGTATTCACCTTCCCGAGCGGTGCAGAGGCGTGGGGTGGTTTCGCTAACATGAACACCGATCTCTATCCTCTGAGCTTCCCTAATGGTGCCAAGATTTCCTTCACAGGTGCGGTCGCCTCGGGTGGTGCAGCTGAGCTGCGGTTCCGTTTTGAGTTCAATCCATACCCGGATGTAGATCCTGCATACGACACCGATGCCGTCACGGTTGCGGGCGCAGATCCGATGACATATGAGATTGAAGTGCCAGAGCAAGGCGACAACACGTTCTCCTCGTTCTTGATGTACCTCAATACGCAAGATGTCGCTGTATCTGTTAGCAACGTGGTTATCACGGTTTACTAA
- a CDS encoding response regulator of the LytR/AlgR family (PFAM: Response regulator receiver domain; LytTr DNA-binding domain) — protein MTDKLRVLVVDDEPLALEYMERLLCDVDGVEIVARCRSGREALAELQNQAVDLMFLDIQMPGLNGLDVVKRCQSDVMPAVVFATAYDEYAVRAFEANAVDYLLKPFESERVVEAVSRAKDRLLSVALQSGKEAAVAAIAGLEGGSELLAGEVQERPARLPIKDGPHTHLVELETIDWIDAAGDYMCVHAGNQTYILRSTMKELEKKLSSQFVRIHRSTIVNLHKVRSVDAIPKGECLLHLDDEVSLKVSRNYRSAVQDLMG, from the coding sequence ATGACAGACAAATTGAGAGTGCTTGTCGTTGATGATGAGCCGTTGGCTCTCGAGTACATGGAGCGACTTTTATGCGATGTAGATGGTGTTGAGATTGTGGCTCGCTGCCGAAGTGGGCGAGAGGCACTCGCTGAGCTTCAAAATCAGGCCGTGGATCTAATGTTCCTCGATATCCAAATGCCCGGTCTGAATGGCCTTGATGTAGTCAAGCGCTGCCAAAGTGACGTGATGCCTGCCGTCGTTTTTGCAACTGCTTACGACGAATATGCGGTGCGGGCATTTGAAGCCAACGCTGTTGATTATCTTCTCAAGCCATTCGAGTCGGAGCGCGTCGTGGAGGCGGTATCGCGAGCAAAGGATCGATTGCTCTCGGTCGCATTACAGAGCGGTAAAGAGGCGGCGGTTGCAGCGATTGCAGGGCTAGAAGGCGGTTCGGAACTACTCGCTGGAGAAGTGCAAGAACGACCCGCAAGACTCCCGATCAAGGACGGCCCCCATACACACCTTGTCGAGCTGGAAACAATTGACTGGATTGATGCTGCAGGTGACTACATGTGCGTGCATGCGGGAAACCAAACCTACATTCTGCGCTCTACCATGAAAGAGCTGGAAAAGAAGCTTTCGTCCCAATTTGTAAGGATCCATCGCTCAACGATCGTGAATCTACACAAGGTACGATCAGTGGATGCTATTCCAAAGGGAGAGTGCCTTCTACACCTCGATGACGAAGTCAGTTTGAAGGTCAGTCGTAACTATCGTTCGGCCGTCCAAGACCTCATGGGATAA
- a CDS encoding putative regulator of cell autolysis (PFAM: Histidine kinase; Histidine kinase-, DNA gyrase B-, and HSP90-like ATPase) has product MNQATSTTGLVPRLFSQTVSDSDRLFWLLNAGGWISLSVVTYVSLSLPYDQLQFAYIAHNILQSVLGFLLSIPLRQAFKATWNWAATTRVTIAIALILVVATVWAAMRLQLLIVIAGEADLWDDFGGFLFPSLFVFLAWVSLYHLVKYAQLLQNERESTLVLEASRRQEAFKLVSAESAAREAQLKLLRYQLNPHFLFNTLNSIASLVSARRSDDAQSMIGELSTFLRFSLESDRNVTLPLRDEIEALDLYLRIEQVRFSDRLVVEQDIDPRALAEQVPSLLLQPLVENAIKHAIGRAEEGGRILITAKLRDTELVITVEDSGSGTGEEQPQLNQLFESPGFGLRSTAERLENLYGDAFSFNAGQSRLGGLKLALHLPTRGRRP; this is encoded by the coding sequence GTGAATCAAGCGACGTCGACGACAGGACTCGTACCGCGGCTGTTTTCGCAAACGGTATCGGATTCCGACCGCCTGTTTTGGCTGCTGAACGCAGGCGGCTGGATAAGCTTGTCGGTGGTGACTTATGTGAGTTTGTCATTGCCCTATGACCAGCTGCAGTTCGCTTACATTGCTCACAATATTCTTCAGTCTGTTCTCGGGTTTTTGCTGAGTATCCCGCTAAGGCAAGCGTTTAAAGCGACATGGAATTGGGCCGCCACAACACGTGTGACGATCGCTATTGCGCTTATTTTGGTCGTGGCCACGGTGTGGGCTGCAATGCGACTCCAACTGCTTATTGTTATCGCCGGAGAAGCGGATCTTTGGGACGACTTTGGTGGGTTCTTATTCCCGTCTTTGTTTGTGTTCTTGGCCTGGGTGTCGCTGTACCACCTGGTTAAGTATGCGCAATTATTGCAAAACGAACGCGAGTCTACGTTGGTGCTTGAGGCAAGTAGGCGACAAGAGGCGTTCAAGCTTGTATCGGCTGAATCTGCTGCGCGAGAAGCACAGTTAAAACTGCTCCGTTATCAGCTCAATCCGCATTTTTTATTCAACACGCTCAACTCCATAGCCTCGCTTGTAAGTGCGCGTCGGAGTGATGACGCGCAGAGCATGATTGGCGAGTTGTCGACTTTCCTTCGATTCTCTCTCGAGTCTGACCGCAACGTGACTTTGCCTCTAAGAGACGAAATTGAGGCGCTAGATCTGTATCTTCGTATCGAGCAAGTACGATTCTCCGATCGGTTGGTTGTAGAGCAGGACATCGACCCGCGTGCCCTTGCTGAACAGGTTCCCAGCTTGCTCCTTCAACCGCTGGTTGAGAATGCGATCAAACACGCCATTGGTCGCGCAGAGGAGGGTGGGCGCATCTTGATTACGGCGAAGCTACGTGACACAGAGCTCGTGATAACTGTTGAGGATAGTGGCTCGGGGACTGGTGAAGAACAGCCCCAGTTAAATCAACTTTTTGAGTCGCCTGGCTTTGGGTTACGCAGTACAGCTGAGCGTTTGGAAAATCTGTATGGAGACGCTTTTAGTTTCAACGCGGGGCAATCTCGCCTAGGCGGATTGAAACTTGCGTTACACTTGCCGACAAGGGGGCGACGACCATGA
- a CDS encoding 3-hydroxyacyl-CoA dehydrogenase (PFAM: 3-hydroxyacyl-CoA dehydrogenase, C-terminal domain; 3-hydroxyacyl-CoA dehydrogenase, NAD binding domain), with protein sequence MTNSSSDAQVATYIQQAAKAAWNVDGISDALPRRKIESVGIIGAGTMGGGISMNFASAGIPVTIVETKQEALERGLGVIQKNYQRSADRGRFPQEEVEICMSRYTPSLDLSALSSCDLIIEAVFEDMDIKKSVFSQLDKIAKPGAILATNTSALNIDEIASVTSRPEDVIGLHFFSPANVMRLLEIVRAEKTADDVVATSVDLARTIGKVAALVGVCPGFVGNRILFARQYQANALVYKGIMPWDIDAAFNEFGFKMGPFQMSDLAGLDIGWKKGATTTNPIRDALCELDRRGQKTGAGYYDYDESRKNIPSDVTAGIIRDITGADDASMSNAAIIDQCVIPMINEALAILEENKAQRPSDIDVVWLNGYGWPLDKGGLMYYADTLGAQKVLDVMSDLAASDDSIKVSPLLAELVASGGKFVDIDTGGLKV encoded by the coding sequence ATGACAAATTCAAGTTCTGATGCTCAAGTTGCCACCTATATCCAGCAAGCTGCCAAAGCTGCGTGGAATGTAGATGGAATATCAGATGCGCTGCCGCGTCGAAAAATCGAGAGTGTTGGAATTATTGGTGCGGGTACGATGGGCGGTGGTATTTCCATGAATTTTGCTTCCGCCGGCATTCCTGTGACGATCGTCGAAACTAAGCAGGAAGCACTTGAGAGGGGATTGGGCGTCATACAAAAAAATTACCAACGCAGTGCTGATCGTGGTCGCTTCCCTCAGGAGGAAGTGGAGATTTGCATGAGTCGCTACACGCCGTCCCTGGATTTGTCGGCTCTGTCGAGTTGTGACCTGATCATTGAAGCGGTATTTGAAGACATGGATATTAAAAAGTCGGTCTTCAGCCAGCTTGATAAGATTGCGAAGCCCGGCGCTATCCTGGCGACCAATACCTCTGCTTTGAATATTGATGAGATCGCTTCAGTGACCTCTCGTCCAGAGGACGTTATCGGTCTGCACTTTTTCTCGCCTGCCAATGTGATGCGTTTGCTCGAAATCGTACGAGCAGAGAAGACTGCTGACGATGTTGTTGCTACCTCGGTCGATCTTGCTAGAACAATCGGTAAGGTCGCCGCACTCGTGGGCGTGTGTCCTGGCTTTGTTGGAAACCGAATCTTGTTCGCGCGTCAGTATCAGGCGAATGCACTCGTCTACAAAGGCATCATGCCTTGGGATATCGACGCTGCCTTCAATGAATTTGGCTTCAAAATGGGCCCCTTCCAAATGTCGGATCTCGCGGGGCTCGATATTGGTTGGAAGAAGGGTGCGACTACGACTAACCCAATTCGTGACGCACTGTGCGAACTAGATCGCCGCGGCCAAAAGACAGGCGCGGGTTACTATGATTACGACGAAAGTCGAAAGAATATTCCGTCCGATGTGACCGCTGGAATCATTCGAGATATTACGGGTGCTGATGATGCTTCGATGTCGAATGCCGCAATCATCGACCAGTGCGTGATTCCAATGATTAATGAAGCACTTGCCATTCTCGAAGAGAATAAAGCTCAACGACCCTCCGATATCGATGTGGTTTGGCTGAATGGTTATGGCTGGCCACTAGATAAGGGTGGTTTGATGTACTACGCCGATACCTTAGGTGCCCAAAAGGTCTTGGATGTGATGAGTGATTTAGCCGCAAGCGATGATTCGATCAAAGTATCCCCGTTGCTCGCAGAGCTGGTGGCCAGCGGTGGCAAGTTCGTGGACATTGATACGGGTGGGCTCAAGGTCTGA
- a CDS encoding hypothetical protein (PFAM: Glutathione-dependent formaldehyde-activating enzyme), with protein sequence MSRRGRCLCGGVKIETSVGQCGLDICHCKNCQLQTGGPFAAFLALPLAELTLSGPLRRFDDNRTVSGNVVERFFCERCGSPCYVRVQRAPNTAYVFSGLFDETDDLSPKGHGWTSQKHQWVEIREDEPQFDVDPGLYPE encoded by the coding sequence ATGAGTAGGCGCGGTCGGTGTCTTTGCGGTGGGGTCAAAATCGAGACATCTGTTGGGCAATGCGGGTTGGATATTTGTCATTGCAAAAACTGTCAGCTTCAGACCGGGGGTCCATTCGCGGCATTTTTAGCGCTGCCGCTCGCAGAGCTTACCCTGTCGGGTCCTTTGCGGCGCTTTGATGACAATCGAACGGTGAGTGGCAATGTCGTTGAACGCTTCTTCTGTGAACGTTGTGGCTCTCCCTGCTATGTGAGGGTTCAAAGAGCCCCCAACACTGCCTATGTGTTTTCAGGGCTTTTTGACGAAACCGATGACCTGTCCCCGAAGGGACATGGTTGGACGTCACAGAAACACCAGTGGGTAGAGATCAGGGAGGATGAGCCACAATTTGATGTAGATCCTGGGCTTTACCCAGAATAA
- a CDS encoding beta-glucosidase-like glycosyl hydrolase (PFAM: Glycosyl hydrolase family 3 C terminal domain; Glycosyl hydrolase family 3 N terminal domain): MSLSLPLLCAAVLTVCSPGDDPNADRTPPTISLNTAGTVTLFEGDEYVEAGAIAIDDRDGELTVVISGSVGSEPGTYTITYTATDSAGNTTQISLEVIVIDGDFDLFAASTARIVAEMTLEQKVGQMIQPEIAYITLEEISQYGIGSVLNGGGSHPYGNRAATPEAWLQFARELREASLKRSNSSLGIPLIWGTDAVHGHNNLRGATIFPHNIGLGAINDPDLIGEIATATAREVAATGIDWTFAPTLAQAKDYRWGRTYESYSDDPAIVEAYGRVMVERIEAEGIAATAKHFIGDGGTQAGIDQGNTLVSSSAQLMAEHGSGYIGAFEADVDTVMATFNSINGEKVHGSKSLLTSLLRDELNFNGMVISDWNGIGQVSGCSNASCAQAINAGIDMIMVPTEWLAFRNNLIQQVRRGDVDESRIDQAVTRIIDLKQKLGLVSRTFDPSRQPISVVGSPEHRAIAREAVRRSQVLLKNNNATLPLNPSQRILLVGAAADSIPLQAGGWSVTWQGTGTTNADFPGASTIRDAFTEVVESAGGTLEYSPAGNYSSVPDAVVVVLSEQPYAEGNGDLQNLDWSASSVLQQVQTLRDAGVPITTLLMSGRPMFVNPELNRSDAFVASWLPGTEASGIADVLFTDSQGNVAFDMTGKLSFSWPGGAINPSNASSPVAANLFERGYGLSYQDTTEFPQLTESLTNNQSGIVEDTGSGGGNTGGGGGSGSGNPDADPFWVFQDGGFTTTFDLGTRAFDSAINFELCVDDNGAACPSISWSYLTDTERGTVLEILHEPAAPFAALFTESSTGIDLSDYQSGNFVLDLKHIEGPNDYRMKLDCFYPCESAHIDLNVQPGNDWQTVKVPVSAFTSSGLDITKVNTGIVIWARDHNGTRFRIDNVRFEAN; the protein is encoded by the coding sequence ATGAGCCTATCACTCCCCCTACTTTGCGCAGCGGTACTCACCGTCTGCTCACCCGGTGACGACCCGAATGCTGATAGAACGCCTCCCACAATATCGCTCAATACTGCAGGTACGGTGACGCTATTCGAGGGCGACGAGTACGTTGAGGCAGGTGCCATTGCAATTGATGACAGAGACGGTGAGCTAACCGTTGTCATATCGGGTTCAGTCGGCTCTGAGCCCGGCACCTATACGATTACCTACACCGCCACGGACTCTGCAGGAAACACCACGCAAATTTCATTAGAAGTCATTGTCATTGATGGAGACTTCGACCTCTTCGCAGCCTCAACAGCTCGAATCGTTGCTGAAATGACGCTGGAGCAGAAAGTGGGGCAAATGATTCAGCCAGAGATTGCCTACATCACGCTCGAGGAAATCAGCCAATACGGTATTGGAAGCGTGCTAAACGGAGGCGGAAGTCACCCATATGGTAATCGCGCGGCGACCCCCGAAGCGTGGCTGCAATTCGCGCGGGAGCTCCGAGAGGCATCACTAAAGCGGTCAAATAGTAGCCTGGGAATCCCTCTAATATGGGGAACTGATGCCGTGCACGGGCACAACAATTTACGTGGCGCAACCATTTTCCCTCACAACATTGGTCTTGGGGCTATTAACGATCCGGATTTAATCGGAGAGATCGCTACCGCAACCGCCCGCGAAGTCGCCGCCACCGGTATCGACTGGACGTTTGCGCCTACACTTGCACAAGCCAAAGACTATCGATGGGGTCGGACTTACGAGAGTTACTCTGATGATCCTGCGATCGTCGAGGCCTACGGCCGTGTCATGGTCGAAAGAATCGAGGCTGAAGGCATAGCCGCCACGGCAAAACATTTTATCGGCGACGGCGGCACTCAAGCGGGAATAGACCAAGGTAATACGCTCGTATCCTCGAGTGCTCAGCTAATGGCAGAGCACGGCTCCGGCTACATCGGCGCCTTTGAAGCCGATGTAGATACGGTCATGGCAACCTTCAATAGTATTAATGGCGAGAAGGTTCACGGCTCAAAATCGCTTCTGACCTCACTGCTCCGCGATGAGCTAAATTTCAACGGTATGGTTATCTCTGACTGGAACGGAATCGGGCAAGTGTCGGGTTGCTCGAACGCGAGCTGCGCGCAAGCCATTAATGCCGGCATCGACATGATCATGGTACCCACGGAGTGGCTAGCGTTTCGAAATAACCTGATTCAACAAGTACGACGTGGCGACGTTGATGAATCACGGATCGATCAAGCGGTCACCCGGATCATCGACCTTAAGCAGAAGCTAGGGCTGGTCTCGCGGACGTTTGATCCCTCGCGACAACCCATCAGTGTTGTAGGAAGTCCCGAGCACCGAGCCATTGCCCGAGAGGCGGTGCGGCGGTCGCAGGTGTTGCTGAAGAACAATAACGCGACACTGCCGCTAAATCCTAGTCAGAGGATCCTGCTCGTGGGGGCTGCCGCCGACAGTATCCCGCTGCAAGCCGGTGGCTGGTCTGTAACGTGGCAAGGCACGGGTACAACAAATGCTGACTTCCCCGGTGCAAGCACCATACGCGACGCCTTTACCGAGGTCGTTGAGTCAGCAGGTGGGACCCTGGAATATTCACCGGCAGGGAATTACTCCTCCGTTCCTGATGCAGTTGTAGTCGTCCTCTCGGAGCAGCCGTATGCCGAGGGTAATGGCGATCTACAGAATCTCGACTGGAGCGCCAGTAGTGTGTTGCAACAAGTGCAAACGCTCCGAGACGCAGGCGTGCCTATTACCACCCTTCTTATGAGCGGACGCCCGATGTTCGTGAATCCGGAGTTGAATCGCTCGGATGCGTTTGTAGCAAGTTGGCTACCCGGTACCGAGGCAAGCGGAATCGCGGACGTGTTGTTTACAGACTCGCAGGGTAATGTCGCCTTCGATATGACCGGTAAGCTGAGCTTCAGTTGGCCGGGCGGTGCCATAAATCCGAGCAACGCGAGTTCACCCGTGGCTGCCAACCTATTCGAGCGCGGCTACGGCTTGAGTTACCAAGATACAACTGAGTTTCCGCAACTAACCGAGTCACTGACAAACAATCAGTCAGGCATCGTCGAAGACACAGGGTCCGGAGGGGGTAACACTGGCGGTGGCGGTGGCAGTGGGAGCGGCAACCCTGATGCAGATCCATTTTGGGTTTTTCAGGACGGCGGCTTCACAACAACGTTTGATCTTGGCACGCGGGCATTCGATTCGGCGATTAACTTTGAATTATGCGTTGACGACAACGGAGCCGCATGCCCCAGTATCAGTTGGTCCTATCTGACCGATACGGAACGCGGCACCGTGCTCGAGATTCTTCATGAGCCCGCCGCACCTTTCGCGGCACTGTTCACTGAGTCAAGCACAGGGATCGATCTCAGCGACTACCAATCGGGTAACTTCGTGTTAGACCTCAAACACATCGAGGGACCCAACGATTACCGCATGAAGCTCGATTGCTTCTATCCCTGTGAATCTGCGCATATCGATCTGAACGTTCAGCCCGGCAATGATTGGCAGACAGTAAAAGTCCCTGTCAGCGCCTTTACCTCTAGCGGTTTAGATATCACCAAGGTCAATACCGGTATTGTCATCTGGGCGCGAGATCACAATGGCACGCGGTTCCGAATCGATAACGTGCGATTCGAAGCCAATTAG